In Candidatus Methylomirabilota bacterium, the genomic stretch GGAACGTCCGTGACGCTCGCGCGTGCGGCTCTTCTCCTCGTTCTGGCCATCCTGACGCTCGCGGGCTGTGGGCCCGGTATCCCTTCTGCGAGCACTACGCTCGGTTCTACGCGCCGCTGTTGATCCTCATCGGAGGCGCGGATGACTGGACTCCGGCGGTGCGGTGCGAGGTGGTGCAGGGGCATGCGACCGTCGAGCTCGAGGTGTACCGAGGGGCGCCGCATTCCTTCGACAATCCGGGGCGTCCACGCAGCGACCTGGGTCACACGCTCGGCTACGATGACGCCGCCACCGCCGCCGCTCGGCAGCGGGTCAGCGATTTTTTCGGCCGACGCCTGCGGCACGAGTGATCGGCTGATGAGCGATCGAGAGGACGCGCAGCGCCTCGTCCGCCCGGTTGGCGGCAGCTAGACGAACTCGGCGCGGACCGGGCCGATCGGATCGAAGCGGCCCTCGATCCGGTCGCCCCGGGCGATCGGGTACTGGCGGGTGAAGGAGCCCGACATCACCTTCATGCCCGCCTCCAGCGCCAGGCCGAACTCGGCGAGCTTGTTGGCCAGCCACGCGATCGAGGCGGCCGGGGTGCCGAGCACCTCGCGGCCGAGGGCGCGCTCGGCCACGGCGCCGTTGACGGAGAGCTCGAGGGCCACCGTGGCCAGATCGAAGCCGGACGGCACCGGCACCGAGCCGCCGGTCACGTAGGCGCGCTGCTGGGCGTTGTCGGCGAGGCTCACGTTGAGATCGGCCGCGAAGTCGCCGCGCTTCTCGATGATCTCGAAGGCGGGGGTCATGGCGGCCAGCGCGGCCTGGGCCTGCGCGTCGGTGACGCCGGGCCCGCGCAGCGTCTGGCCCACCGTGAGGCACAGCTCGTTCTCGAAGCCGGGGCTGATCAGCTCCGGGAACTGAAAGCGGGTGCCGCTCGGCTTCTCGCCGCTGGCCAGGAGGAACCCCAGCACCGGCTCGTGCACCTTCTGCTGGATCTGCATGGCCTTCGAGGTGAGCCCGACCTTCCAGCCGGCGTGCCGCTCGCCGGCCTGCACGTGGCGCGCGAGCACGCCCAGCTGCACGCGGTAGGCCTCCTCGCGGGTCAGGCGCTTCATCCACTCGGCGGACGGCGCGGTGCGGTCGCGGGCGCAGATCCAGAAGGCCTCGATGGCGGCGTCCACGATGCTCATGGCTCTCCCCGGCGGATCTGGCAGCAGTAGGAGCGCAGCGCGACCGTCCCGCTGATCGGGTCGACCGCCGCGGGATCGATCAGGTTGTTGTAGTTGCTGCTGGCCGGGCCGTCGGCATCGTAGCCATCGAGGCCGAGCGGGTCGCAGGCCTGCCACCAGCCGAATTGCGCGCACACCACGTCGGGGGCGAGGCTGCCGTTCAGGCGCGCCCGCGCCCGCATCGTGCCCTGGGGCGTCTCGATGATCGTCCAGTCGTCGCCCGCGATGCCGCGCGCCGCCGCCGCGTCGGGATGCAGCTCGACGAGCGGGTCCGGGCTGTGCCGCCGCAGCCGCGGCAGGCTGCGGTGCTGGCTGTGACAGAACTGCACGACCTTGGCGGTGGTCAGCGACAGGGGAAAGCGCGCGGCGAGGTCGGGACGGCGGCGCGGGCTGGCGGCCGGCTCGACGTAGTCGGGCAGGGGCGCCTGCCCGTGCGCGAGCAGCTGCGCCGAGTAGATCTCGACGCGACGGCTCGGCGTGGCGAATCCGGTCGGCGCGCCGCCGGCGTCGGGCTCCGCGTAGCGGCGATGGCGCGAGGCGATCTTGGTCCGCACCCCGCCCGGATTCGCGCGGAGCTGCTCCAGCGAGACGCCGGTCGGCTCCAGCATGAAGCGGCGCCCGGCGTCCTCGTCGCCGTCGAACATCTGGTCGGCGAGCCCGAGCCGCCGGGCCAGCTCGCAGACGATCCAGGTGTCCGAGCGCGCCTCGCCGCGCGGGGCCAGCACCTGGCGGCGCAGCTGCACGTGGCGCTCACCGTCCTGCGTCGGCCCGAAACCGACCTGCAGGCCCTCGCGCTCCCACGCCGTCGAGACCGGCAGCACCACGTCGGCGAGCGCGGCGGTGGGCGTGAGGAAGAGATCGGCGTAGACGAGGAAGTCGAGGCCGGCCAGCGCGGCGCGCGCGACGCCGGCGCCCGGCGCCGACAGGAGGAGGTTCGTGCCGAAGCCGACCATGCCGCGCACCGGATAGGGCGTGCCGTGTCGCATCGCGCGGTACGCATCCGCGGCGGTGGCCCAGCCCTGGCGCGCGGGACCGAGCGGGCGCTCCGCGAGTCCGATCGCCTTGGCCGGCTGCCCGTCGGGGAAGAGCGATAGCGGAGCCAGATTGTTGACGGGAGGCCGGCTCGGCCGCAC encodes the following:
- a CDS encoding dienelactone hydrolase family protein, which produces MRPRAPTRRSCRPATTARSCWWPDAPRKSGRRARNVRDARACGSSPRSGHPDARGLWARYPFCEHYARFYAPLLILIGGADDWTPAVRCEVVQGHATVELEVYRGAPHSFDNPGRPRSDLGHTLGYDDAATAAARQRVSDFFGRRLRHE
- a CDS encoding fumarylacetoacetate hydrolase family protein, with product MSIVDAAIEAFWICARDRTAPSAEWMKRLTREEAYRVQLGVLARHVQAGERHAGWKVGLTSKAMQIQQKVHEPVLGFLLASGEKPSGTRFQFPELISPGFENELCLTVGQTLRGPGVTDAQAQAALAAMTPAFEIIEKRGDFAADLNVSLADNAQQRAYVTGGSVPVPSGFDLATVALELSVNGAVAERALGREVLGTPAASIAWLANKLAEFGLALEAGMKVMSGSFTRQYPIARGDRIEGRFDPIGPVRAEFV